One Novipirellula artificiosorum DNA segment encodes these proteins:
- a CDS encoding glycosyl hydrolase family 28-related protein, producing the protein MIALLRLLLLPATLLLSAHPVLGVEQTGRPEPGVPRLNRVQFDTQDYVISTHDVRDYGATANNQSDDTEVFQKAIDACEQDGGGVIFVPAGRYVFRNRLVLKSGVYLRGEWRNPETGPAAGTLLCIYYGKGEADALPFISMGYSSGLKDLALWYPEQSFEDPVPYAWTIQQISGMSAGLENLTIYNAWQGIQTGPQGNQLMTIKNLFMTALHIGFLRDSVYDCQKLQRIRMSPRYWTESGLLGAPAEPQENVKLRRFLLSESTGAVLTHYDWTWMYDWRIEGFHTGIRTQRSLVKTEDRGPNGGFVNLKLIDNFIGMEIGDINRCGWADTEVLIRSSLKNAVGIKVTAPLKSVAQFLNVSFEGTFQYCVLSEASYGCITMAGCTFNNWSEDGWDVYAESGVIGLFQNSFNRSSKHVYLGNRVQSAALIGNRFAGSPAIENDASGSAEVMIDHTFQDLKMCDLSAFDYPEAIDKPKKAELFNVRDFGALGDGTTDDHVAFARALKAAGDNGGGTVYVPAGQYVLKEELTVPEHTELRGVFDNCHHTIGYAVRNGKSQRNGQRGSEILAYPGRGEEDGTPFITLKHAASLRGLTLVYPEQKWSDYLETKTFTPYPWTLQSQGRNVRLKDVLLVNSYRGADFGTYDSTGHRIDYLCGTVLKTGLSIDNCFGKGYVKNVQWNPSFWGWSKYNHGPGGRDGSRVVRDAVKHTLTSFVLGYAEQENMLQNFSFGSKTGIEFINNPKHGGVNGTLIAHGVDYSATSMIVNDVGKDAQFVNFQIVSMDVEARRRYLDIKDAVKGRAEFYSLLGWGHDPCTETGIEMESGDFYFLLSSLASFGLDYGIKQTGGKLQAVGMRFGEAIESPIAGGYRSGRYGYFGEGIDKADLIGAIKKKGSTVGEAFESKAGSKLRILHSIQHDGY; encoded by the coding sequence ATGATCGCTCTATTACGACTTCTACTGCTACCGGCAACCTTGCTGCTGAGTGCACATCCGGTTTTGGGTGTCGAGCAGACGGGTCGACCGGAGCCCGGTGTTCCGCGGCTGAATCGAGTCCAGTTTGATACGCAGGATTACGTGATCTCAACTCACGATGTGCGTGACTACGGTGCGACTGCGAATAATCAGTCGGATGATACCGAAGTGTTTCAGAAAGCCATCGATGCCTGCGAGCAGGATGGCGGCGGCGTGATTTTCGTTCCGGCGGGCCGCTATGTTTTTCGAAACCGGTTGGTCTTAAAGTCTGGGGTCTATCTTCGCGGTGAGTGGAGGAACCCAGAGACAGGCCCCGCCGCGGGTACGCTACTCTGCATCTACTACGGCAAAGGCGAGGCCGACGCGCTGCCGTTCATCTCCATGGGATACAGCAGCGGGCTGAAAGATCTGGCGCTCTGGTATCCGGAACAGAGTTTCGAAGATCCGGTACCGTATGCCTGGACGATTCAGCAGATTTCCGGAATGAGCGCCGGGCTAGAGAACCTCACCATCTACAATGCCTGGCAGGGCATCCAGACTGGCCCCCAGGGCAACCAGCTGATGACGATCAAGAATCTCTTTATGACCGCTCTCCACATCGGGTTCTTAAGAGATTCTGTCTATGACTGCCAGAAGCTGCAGAGGATCAGGATGAGTCCGCGATACTGGACGGAATCCGGCCTGCTCGGTGCTCCGGCTGAACCGCAGGAAAACGTCAAACTGAGGCGGTTCCTTCTAAGTGAATCCACCGGGGCGGTGCTCACACACTATGACTGGACATGGATGTATGACTGGCGGATCGAGGGGTTCCATACCGGTATCCGAACGCAGAGATCGCTGGTCAAAACCGAAGATCGAGGCCCCAACGGCGGCTTTGTGAATTTGAAACTGATCGACAACTTTATCGGCATGGAGATTGGGGACATTAACCGCTGCGGATGGGCCGACACGGAAGTTCTTATCCGTTCGAGTCTGAAGAATGCAGTCGGAATCAAAGTTACCGCGCCACTCAAGAGCGTGGCTCAGTTTCTAAACGTGAGCTTTGAAGGAACGTTTCAATACTGTGTGCTGTCGGAAGCGTCCTACGGATGCATCACCATGGCGGGATGCACCTTCAATAACTGGTCCGAGGATGGATGGGACGTGTACGCAGAATCCGGCGTCATTGGACTGTTCCAGAACTCCTTCAACCGTTCGAGCAAGCACGTCTATCTCGGCAACCGAGTGCAGAGCGCGGCCTTGATTGGGAACCGCTTCGCCGGGTCACCTGCGATCGAAAATGATGCGTCCGGCTCTGCGGAGGTGATGATTGACCACACGTTTCAGGATCTGAAAATGTGCGATCTATCCGCGTTCGACTATCCCGAAGCCATCGATAAACCGAAAAAAGCCGAGCTATTCAATGTGCGCGACTTCGGTGCCTTGGGCGATGGCACCACGGATGATCACGTGGCGTTTGCCAGAGCGTTGAAGGCGGCCGGGGATAACGGCGGCGGCACCGTTTATGTCCCGGCCGGCCAATATGTCTTGAAGGAAGAGCTCACGGTTCCGGAACACACAGAGCTTCGGGGTGTGTTTGATAATTGCCACCACACAATCGGCTATGCAGTTCGAAACGGGAAGAGTCAACGCAACGGCCAGAGGGGCAGTGAGATTCTTGCCTATCCGGGAAGAGGAGAAGAAGATGGAACTCCCTTCATTACCCTAAAGCATGCCGCTTCACTGCGTGGCTTGACCCTTGTCTACCCCGAGCAGAAGTGGTCGGACTATCTGGAAACGAAAACCTTCACGCCGTACCCCTGGACCCTTCAGTCACAGGGCCGAAATGTTCGGCTCAAAGACGTCCTGCTGGTCAATTCATACCGGGGTGCGGACTTCGGCACTTACGATAGCACCGGGCATCGAATTGATTACCTCTGCGGAACGGTTTTGAAAACGGGTCTCTCTATCGATAACTGTTTCGGGAAAGGATACGTCAAGAACGTCCAGTGGAATCCGTCGTTCTGGGGCTGGTCCAAGTACAACCATGGACCGGGAGGCCGTGACGGCAGCAGGGTCGTTCGTGATGCAGTGAAGCACACCCTGACATCATTTGTTCTCGGCTATGCCGAACAGGAAAACATGTTGCAGAACTTCTCCTTCGGGTCCAAAACCGGTATCGAATTTATCAATAACCCGAAGCACGGAGGGGTCAACGGAACCTTGATCGCCCACGGGGTCGACTACAGCGCAACCTCCATGATTGTCAACGATGTCGGCAAGGATGCCCAGTTCGTGAATTTCCAGATCGTATCGATGGACGTGGAGGCGCGGCGGAGATACTTGGACATCAAGGACGCCGTTAAGGGCCGCGCGGAATTCTACAGTCTACTTGGATGGGGGCATGATCCCTGTACGGAAACCGGAATCGAGATGGAAAGCGGTGACTTTTACTTTCTGTTATCCAGTCTGGCCAGCTTTGGGCTGGACTATGGAATCAAACAAACTGGCGGCAAGTTGCAAGCAGTCGGCATGCGCTTCGGTGAGGCCATCGAAAGCCCGATTGCCGGGGGATATCGATCGGGACGATACGGCTATTTCGGTGAAGGAATCGATAAGGCAGATTTAATCGGCGCGATCAAAAAGAAAGGCAGCACCGTTGGGGAGGCTTTCGAAAGCAAAGCTGGTTCAAAGCTGCGGATCCTACACTCAATCCAGCACGACGGTTATTAA
- a CDS encoding sulfatase family protein: MNRIIFTHALSLVGLLVFSSGLNAAQETPNIVVILADDLGYGSVNCYGADVQHIRTPNIDRLAKEGMKFLDANTPGSVCSPTRYALLTGRYAWRGRLKHGVLSPPEGPLLIEPELLTLPKYLKEHGYQTAQVGKWHLGYTTLDIVEDLSAQPLAPGPRSLGFDYHFGVPNNIDWLPKVYVENETIWGLRSKGKSPYGRSSYKGQPYHGYDAPQRVTTKVNQDLSDNAQNWIAKAVRQNPEQPFFLYFAPVAVHNPIAPSEKWRGSSGVGAYGDYIHDVDHSVGEVLDALAYNGVLDETIVIFTSDNGGDTGQIEEQQARDKGFKNNGALKGDKHTIWEGGFKVPFVVRWPNVIPEGAQSDSMINIVDIFATLQEIVGGKVLNPQEAGADSFSFSSTLRGKDAEQSGRPTMVLNDVSGVVAIRKNEWKYIEDKILRPTPGGKPPRKPVPQLYNLKQDPEEASDVIAEFPEIAENMQETLDRIRAQGSERSASDAGRR, translated from the coding sequence ATGAACAGAATAATCTTCACACATGCTCTGAGTCTCGTTGGACTCTTGGTCTTCAGTTCCGGTTTGAACGCGGCACAGGAAACGCCCAACATCGTCGTCATCCTTGCGGATGACTTGGGCTATGGCAGCGTGAATTGTTACGGTGCGGACGTCCAACACATTCGCACGCCCAACATCGACCGCCTTGCGAAGGAGGGCATGAAGTTTCTTGATGCAAACACTCCTGGTTCCGTTTGTAGCCCGACTCGCTATGCATTGTTGACTGGACGTTATGCTTGGCGAGGCCGTTTGAAACATGGCGTGTTAAGTCCACCGGAAGGTCCGCTGTTGATCGAGCCGGAGCTGTTGACGCTACCGAAGTATTTGAAGGAGCATGGGTATCAAACTGCCCAGGTCGGAAAATGGCATCTCGGTTATACGACGCTGGACATTGTCGAGGATCTGTCCGCCCAGCCACTGGCCCCCGGCCCTCGCTCCTTGGGGTTCGATTACCATTTCGGCGTCCCCAACAATATTGATTGGTTACCCAAGGTCTATGTCGAAAACGAAACCATTTGGGGACTGCGTTCCAAGGGGAAGAGTCCCTACGGAAGAAGTTCGTACAAGGGACAGCCGTATCATGGATATGACGCGCCGCAGCGTGTGACCACAAAGGTGAATCAAGACTTGTCGGACAACGCCCAAAACTGGATTGCGAAAGCCGTGCGACAGAATCCTGAGCAGCCGTTCTTTCTGTATTTTGCTCCAGTTGCCGTGCACAACCCAATTGCGCCCAGCGAAAAATGGAGAGGAAGCAGCGGCGTGGGAGCGTACGGAGACTACATCCACGACGTGGATCACAGCGTTGGGGAAGTGCTAGACGCGTTGGCCTACAACGGCGTGTTGGATGAAACCATCGTGATCTTCACCAGCGACAATGGTGGTGACACCGGTCAAATTGAGGAGCAGCAGGCGCGTGACAAGGGCTTCAAAAACAACGGGGCCCTTAAAGGAGACAAGCACACGATCTGGGAAGGTGGCTTCAAGGTGCCCTTCGTGGTGCGCTGGCCGAATGTGATTCCTGAAGGAGCTCAGTCGGACTCGATGATCAACATCGTCGATATCTTTGCAACGCTGCAAGAAATCGTCGGAGGCAAAGTGCTCAATCCGCAAGAAGCGGGTGCTGATAGCTTCAGTTTTTCTTCTACATTGCGTGGTAAAGACGCGGAACAAAGTGGTCGACCAACGATGGTACTAAACGATGTGTCTGGTGTGGTTGCAATTCGGAAGAACGAGTGGAAATACATCGAGGACAAGATCCTGAGGCCGACCCCTGGCGGCAAGCCGCCCAGAAAGCCCGTCCCACAGCTTTATAACTTGAAACAGGATCCCGAAGAAGCAAGCGACGTGATCGCCGAATTTCCTGAGATTGCGGAAAACATGCAGGAAACGTTGGACCGCATCCGGGCGCAAGGTTCAGAACGCTCGGCATCCGACGCGGGAAGAAGATGA
- a CDS encoding sulfatase family protein, translated as MGIRHSSAGKMIWLLALASLIHVSSLEAATAETVKQKPPRLNIVFIFVDDQGYYDLGCYGATEVETPRIDTLAQNGVRFTDYYAAAPICSPSRTGLLTGCYPRRTGNEVWVHRPDSGTGIPPSQTTLAELFKSEGYATACIGKWHLGFSEPYLPANQGFDHYFGILHNLDSYEVAHFEDQGGVPLLRNGEVVDRNVDPGKLIKLYTEEAIGWIEERVASRHETGSSEPFFLYLPHTMLHEPLGVSPKFDGSSNWGLYGDVIQELDFYTGRLVDALERLGIADETLVMYVSDNGRGPGRNQQQPIRGSKLTTFEGGLRVPCIAYGPGIREGHESTVVAHAMDWYPTLASLAGISIPKELVLDGRDLSALLLGETDTIPEFNQKVSLNAEVPLRREFHQDLEWERIFTRQEYLNAFFYHGSHGALAAVRSGKWKLALNPSLTLYDLEKDPGESHPLNSWEIKTKLRGMAIRFQREMIEQGNSN; from the coding sequence ATGGGAATTCGACACAGTTCTGCAGGGAAAATGATTTGGCTTTTGGCGTTAGCCTCTCTGATCCACGTCAGTTCGCTCGAAGCAGCGACCGCGGAAACGGTTAAGCAGAAGCCCCCTCGTCTAAATATTGTCTTCATCTTCGTCGATGATCAGGGATACTACGACCTCGGTTGCTACGGAGCGACCGAGGTCGAAACACCACGAATCGACACATTGGCACAGAATGGTGTTCGGTTTACCGACTATTACGCTGCTGCCCCCATTTGCAGTCCCTCGCGAACTGGGTTGCTGACGGGATGTTATCCGCGTAGGACCGGGAATGAAGTTTGGGTGCATCGCCCGGACTCAGGCACTGGGATCCCGCCATCTCAAACGACCCTTGCTGAGTTGTTCAAAAGCGAAGGATATGCCACAGCGTGTATCGGAAAATGGCATTTGGGATTTAGCGAACCGTACCTTCCCGCCAATCAAGGATTTGACCACTATTTTGGAATCTTGCACAATTTGGATTCCTACGAAGTGGCTCACTTTGAGGACCAAGGTGGTGTCCCCTTGCTACGAAATGGAGAGGTCGTCGACCGAAATGTTGATCCCGGCAAGTTGATAAAACTGTACACGGAAGAAGCCATCGGTTGGATTGAAGAACGAGTCGCTTCAAGACATGAGACGGGATCCTCAGAGCCTTTTTTTCTCTACCTTCCTCACACGATGCTGCATGAACCTCTTGGAGTCAGTCCTAAGTTTGATGGCAGTTCCAACTGGGGCCTGTACGGCGATGTCATCCAAGAACTTGATTTCTATACGGGCCGTCTTGTTGACGCCCTCGAGCGACTTGGAATTGCTGACGAAACCTTGGTCATGTACGTATCGGACAATGGACGCGGTCCCGGTCGCAATCAGCAGCAGCCGATTCGAGGATCAAAATTGACGACGTTCGAAGGCGGGCTGCGAGTTCCCTGTATCGCCTACGGACCAGGGATTCGTGAAGGGCATGAGTCCACTGTCGTCGCTCACGCGATGGACTGGTATCCAACGCTGGCTTCTCTCGCTGGGATTTCAATTCCAAAAGAGTTGGTGTTGGATGGAAGAGACCTAAGTGCTCTTCTGTTAGGAGAAACCGACACCATCCCGGAATTCAATCAAAAAGTATCCCTGAATGCCGAGGTCCCTTTGCGCCGTGAGTTCCATCAGGACCTCGAATGGGAGCGCATTTTTACGAGGCAGGAATATCTGAATGCGTTCTTCTATCACGGGAGCCACGGAGCGCTGGCGGCTGTCCGCAGCGGAAAATGGAAACTGGCCCTCAATCCCTCGTTAACACTGTATGACCTGGAAAAGGATCCAGGAGAAAGCCATCCGCTGAACAGCTGGGAAATCAAAACGAAATTGCGAGGAATGGCGATTCGCTTCCAACGGGAAATGATCGAACAAGGCAACTCAAACTAA
- a CDS encoding mandelate racemase/muconate lactonizing enzyme family protein produces MKITDIKLHVLGRETEALVTSLDGLFEDTGPAGKIQYSLVRILTDTDIEGHYIVWSEVATGRPHALAEVLRHFKPHLIGQDPLNRERIWQTLGAFWYGQKGPALAAVDIALWDIAGKAASMPIYKLLGGYRDKVRAYASGNVQHDQDEVIRIGLKMKELGFTALKLHPIPIQLCGRLREEVGDDMDLIYDAVFAHTRHEAIKVGRELERLNYFWYEAPLPPDDVDGYAYLSQRLDIPLTVELLHKNQFAEYVRRNAVAYLRTLSGIQGGITEMLKVAHLCESFGMNFEPHAYGGTMYQVANLHVILAIKNCALFEFPIHHGEVGCWDVGTTDVLRIDSEGYVHGPTKPGLGIDIDWDQVKAGQELKI; encoded by the coding sequence GTGAAAATCACGGATATCAAATTGCATGTCCTGGGGCGTGAGACCGAGGCGCTCGTGACCAGCTTGGATGGCCTTTTCGAAGACACAGGCCCCGCGGGCAAAATTCAGTACAGTCTGGTGCGAATCCTGACGGACACCGACATCGAAGGTCATTACATCGTGTGGTCGGAAGTCGCCACCGGCCGACCGCACGCATTGGCGGAGGTGCTGCGGCACTTCAAGCCTCACCTGATCGGCCAAGACCCGCTCAATCGGGAACGCATTTGGCAAACACTCGGGGCATTTTGGTACGGACAAAAAGGTCCTGCCCTAGCTGCGGTGGACATCGCCCTTTGGGACATCGCTGGCAAGGCGGCATCGATGCCAATCTACAAACTGCTGGGAGGCTATCGCGATAAGGTCCGGGCGTATGCGAGTGGCAATGTTCAGCACGATCAGGACGAAGTGATACGAATCGGACTGAAGATGAAAGAACTGGGCTTCACGGCGCTGAAGCTGCACCCGATTCCCATTCAGCTTTGCGGTCGCTTGCGTGAAGAGGTCGGTGATGACATGGACCTGATCTATGACGCGGTGTTTGCGCACACTCGCCATGAAGCAATCAAGGTTGGGCGGGAGCTGGAGCGACTCAACTACTTCTGGTACGAAGCCCCTTTGCCACCAGACGATGTGGACGGGTATGCGTACCTTTCGCAAAGGCTCGACATTCCGTTGACCGTGGAGTTGCTCCACAAAAACCAATTTGCCGAATACGTGCGTCGCAATGCCGTCGCTTACTTGAGGACACTCAGCGGTATTCAAGGCGGCATCACGGAGATGTTGAAGGTGGCTCATTTGTGCGAGAGTTTTGGAATGAATTTTGAACCGCATGCGTATGGAGGCACCATGTACCAGGTGGCGAATCTTCACGTCATCCTCGCCATCAAAAATTGTGCCTTGTTCGAATTCCCCATCCACCATGGCGAAGTCGGTTGCTGGGATGTGGGAACAACGGATGTCCTTCGCATTGATAGTGAAGGCTACGTCCATGGCCCGACCAAACCGGGTTTAGGAATCGACATCGATTGGGATCAGGTTAAGGCAGGGCAAGAGTTGAAGATTTAG
- a CDS encoding GntR family transcriptional regulator, whose product MTRIQSLRLRDQIVDRLREEIVCGKLSEGTPLRELPLAKRFDVSRGPIRDAILQLASEGLVEDRPNRGARVGRVWDESTRPAMVKVRRDIEVLALRQLMSQEHEIDLSPLRENLRHFELACRDEDLSAVVRLDMSFHRLLLTLSGHPALESVWLPLMGGMRLPYSRHESLMESHAEHQQIVSAIQDGQLRTALAALKANIQ is encoded by the coding sequence GTGACCAGAATTCAAAGCCTTCGACTTCGTGATCAGATCGTCGACCGCCTGCGAGAAGAGATTGTCTGCGGCAAGTTAAGTGAAGGCACACCGCTACGAGAGTTGCCGCTGGCGAAGAGATTTGATGTTAGCCGTGGCCCCATCCGTGACGCCATCCTGCAATTGGCCAGCGAGGGGCTGGTGGAGGATAGGCCCAATCGAGGAGCGAGGGTGGGTCGTGTGTGGGATGAAAGCACGCGTCCGGCCATGGTCAAAGTGCGTCGGGATATCGAGGTGTTGGCGCTTCGACAATTGATGTCACAGGAACATGAAATTGATCTGTCGCCGCTTCGAGAGAACTTGCGGCATTTTGAGTTGGCTTGCCGCGACGAAGATCTGTCGGCAGTGGTCCGGCTGGACATGAGTTTTCACCGGCTCCTTTTGACTCTCAGTGGGCATCCTGCTCTGGAATCCGTGTGGTTGCCATTGATGGGCGGCATGCGACTTCCCTACTCCAGGCATGAGTCGCTCATGGAGAGTCACGCCGAGCATCAACAGATCGTGAGCGCAATTCAAGATGGCCAGCTGCGAACGGCGCTGGCTGCGTTGAAAGCGAATATTCAATAG
- a CDS encoding aldehyde dehydrogenase family protein: protein MQLPNTPREFQLWVDGQSVRSSEGDWIERESPGHGVPVTRVPAGTAADVDRAVAAARVAFEKGTWPWTMGSQRATVLTDVARRVRNASDELAYWETLESGKPISQSRAEVEWTAGLWEYAAALSRNLHGDSCNTLGEGTLAMTLRDPIGVVGLITPWNFPMLIISQKLPFALAAGCTCVIKPSEMTSATTLLLAEICAEAGVPGGVINVVTGYGDPVGRCIAEHDDIDMVSFTGSTAVGKAIARSAAGNLKKVSLELGGKNPLIVMDDADLDAAVDAGRLGAFFNMGECCNASSRILVQEGIADEFSRRMTAFAAELKVGDPLAEDSKLGAIINGTQEQKILSYIQAGKAAGTTVCMGGGKMATKTGRFLEVTVLDHVPADSSVAKEEVFGPVLSIIRFKTLDEAIAIANGTDYGLSAGVFTNDYNQAMKASRSLRAGTVWVNTWLEGHAELSFGGYQQSGLGRELGRKAVEEYTEEKSVLLSLGKRQPWW, encoded by the coding sequence ATGCAGCTCCCAAATACACCGCGAGAGTTCCAGTTGTGGGTCGACGGTCAGTCTGTCCGCAGCAGCGAAGGCGATTGGATTGAGCGAGAAAGCCCGGGGCACGGGGTTCCCGTAACGCGAGTGCCGGCGGGCACTGCAGCCGACGTGGATCGAGCGGTCGCGGCGGCACGCGTTGCGTTTGAAAAAGGTACCTGGCCGTGGACGATGGGATCCCAGCGGGCGACCGTCTTAACGGACGTGGCGCGACGAGTGCGTAACGCCTCGGACGAGTTGGCTTATTGGGAAACGCTGGAAAGCGGGAAGCCGATTTCCCAGTCGCGGGCCGAAGTCGAGTGGACAGCCGGCTTGTGGGAGTATGCGGCCGCCTTAAGTCGAAATCTACATGGTGATAGCTGCAATACATTGGGCGAAGGAACGCTTGCCATGACCTTGCGTGATCCGATTGGCGTCGTCGGCCTGATCACCCCTTGGAACTTCCCAATGTTGATTATCAGCCAGAAGTTACCCTTTGCGCTAGCAGCCGGCTGTACCTGCGTGATCAAACCCAGCGAAATGACTTCGGCGACCACGTTGCTGTTGGCAGAGATCTGTGCTGAGGCAGGTGTGCCAGGCGGCGTCATCAACGTCGTCACGGGTTACGGCGATCCGGTGGGCCGCTGCATCGCAGAGCATGACGACATCGACATGGTTTCGTTTACCGGTTCGACAGCCGTCGGCAAGGCGATCGCCCGATCCGCGGCCGGCAATCTAAAGAAAGTATCACTGGAGCTGGGAGGCAAGAATCCTCTGATTGTGATGGACGACGCCGATCTTGATGCGGCGGTCGATGCCGGTCGACTGGGCGCATTCTTCAACATGGGCGAGTGCTGTAACGCCAGCAGCCGGATTCTGGTCCAAGAAGGTATCGCTGACGAATTTTCCCGGCGGATGACCGCTTTTGCCGCTGAATTGAAGGTTGGTGACCCGCTGGCAGAAGACTCAAAGCTGGGGGCGATCATCAATGGAACACAGGAACAGAAAATCCTGAGCTACATCCAGGCTGGGAAGGCCGCCGGCACGACGGTCTGTATGGGCGGTGGCAAAATGGCAACCAAGACCGGACGGTTTCTCGAAGTGACCGTGCTCGATCATGTTCCAGCAGATTCCTCTGTCGCGAAGGAGGAAGTGTTTGGTCCGGTTCTTTCCATCATCCGCTTCAAGACTCTGGATGAAGCGATCGCCATCGCCAACGGAACAGACTACGGACTATCGGCTGGCGTCTTCACCAACGACTACAACCAAGCGATGAAAGCGTCACGCAGTTTGCGGGCGGGAACCGTTTGGGTGAACACTTGGTTGGAAGGCCATGCCGAGTTGTCGTTTGGCGGCTACCAGCAGAGCGGTCTCGGTCGTGAGCTGGGAAGGAAGGCCGTCGAGGAATACACCGAAGAGAAGAGCGTGTTGCTCAGTCTCGGGAAACGCCAACCCTGGTGGTGA
- a CDS encoding GRP family sugar transporter, with protein sequence MDTVGIIYAIITVMAWGSWLVPSQNVKFPNEQAKTFFVALCTTVVTVIIVLARGELGQLSSAGSWIPVVGGLIWSVSAYCAFVACNHIGIAKAFGIWAPLNIIVSFIWSLTLFGQFRDSSLLIGLLALQSVALVTVGILMILFSGGDETDKTGKSTTLGLLGAVGAGILWGTYYIPSAYLSRTIEGASEVSAWASVLPLAVGMLIGTSVMVAITRKAPKLESRLDYFRALSSGGLWALGNFGMLLTVNAIGPGPGYTIASLCVVVNALWGVFYFKDPAPKTRAALLTIIGVLIATLAGLVLGNLELLDSMYEITRVGQ encoded by the coding sequence ATGGATACAGTAGGAATCATCTACGCAATCATTACGGTCATGGCATGGGGGTCATGGCTGGTGCCCTCCCAGAACGTCAAGTTCCCCAACGAGCAGGCCAAAACTTTTTTTGTCGCTCTCTGTACGACCGTGGTTACCGTGATCATTGTGTTGGCTCGCGGCGAACTTGGGCAGCTCTCCTCCGCCGGGTCTTGGATTCCCGTGGTGGGTGGTCTGATCTGGTCGGTGAGCGCTTACTGCGCCTTTGTGGCCTGCAATCACATCGGCATCGCCAAGGCGTTTGGCATCTGGGCACCGCTCAACATCATTGTTTCTTTCATCTGGAGCCTGACCCTGTTCGGCCAGTTCCGTGACAGCTCGCTACTGATCGGCCTGTTGGCGCTGCAGTCCGTTGCTCTGGTAACGGTCGGTATTCTGATGATTCTTTTCTCAGGTGGAGATGAGACGGACAAGACTGGCAAGTCGACGACGCTGGGGTTATTGGGCGCGGTTGGGGCCGGAATCCTTTGGGGGACCTACTATATTCCATCCGCGTATCTTTCCCGCACCATCGAGGGAGCGTCGGAAGTTTCCGCCTGGGCTTCGGTGTTGCCGCTGGCCGTTGGGATGCTGATCGGTACCTCAGTGATGGTTGCGATCACTCGCAAGGCCCCGAAGCTGGAAAGCCGACTGGACTATTTTCGCGCGCTATCTTCGGGTGGATTGTGGGCGCTGGGAAATTTCGGAATGCTGTTGACCGTCAACGCGATCGGTCCCGGCCCAGGCTACACCATCGCTTCGCTCTGCGTCGTCGTCAACGCACTCTGGGGCGTGTTCTATTTCAAGGATCCCGCTCCGAAAACGAGAGCTGCCTTGCTGACCATCATCGGAGTGCTGATTGCAACACTTGCCGGTTTGGTGCTTGGCAATCTTGAGCTGCTGGATTCGATGTATGAGATCACGCGAGTCGGACAATAG